The following are encoded together in the Lathyrus oleraceus cultivar Zhongwan6 chromosome 3, CAAS_Psat_ZW6_1.0, whole genome shotgun sequence genome:
- the LOC127125923 gene encoding histone H4, producing the protein MSGRGKGGKGLGKGGAKRHRKVLRDNIQGITKPAIRRLARRGGVKRISGLIYEETRGVLKIFLENVIRDAVTYTEHARRKTVTAMDVVYALKRQGRTLYGFGG; encoded by the coding sequence ATGTCAGGTCGCGGTAAAGGTGGAAAGGGTTTGGGAAAGGGAGGAGCAAAGAGGCACAGAAAAGTGCTTCGTGATAACATCCAGGGAATTACCAAGCCTGCAATTCGCCGTTTGGCGAGAAGAGGTGGTGTCAAGAGAATCAGTGGACTCATCTATGAAGAAACTCGTGGTGTTCTCAAGATCTTTCTCGAGAACGTTATTCGTGATGCCGTTACTTACACTGAGCACGCTAGGAGGAAAACTGTCACTGCCATGGATGTTGTTTATGCTCTGAAGAGGCAGGGAAGGACTCTGTACGGTTTCGGTGGTTGA